The following are encoded in a window of Ricinus communis isolate WT05 ecotype wild-type chromosome 4, ASM1957865v1, whole genome shotgun sequence genomic DNA:
- the LOC8259970 gene encoding uncharacterized protein LOC8259970 isoform X1, with the protein MGISFKFWDECVDPQDMEAMWREPEVTTEWLDAGEVKGQKIHLSRDPDGQPYLTQTEMKAVADIIVRRYFDSQILPDMLCAIAELASDRLLLATNYDKKTKQTTMGIMQILPKTAEWLVRDLGYRIYDVEENPDILYRPFVSVYFGAAYLKWLSNFEQKERSEEFVVRAYKGGIKKATHKSTLHYWKRYLSVKESLPFRRFVDDGPSVNPCCPPSAPALAASQNTASNSDGQYVHWDSKTSPEDMLEMWSNADVTKEWTKSGERRGKVRFSHDKDKRPYLSRIEVKAVAEIILSKYFSTRAVKPSILCALAEMVSMRFVNGVGPRTGLMGIDYSTAFWLYMELGYRAYRVDSVDDLTKPFVSMYFGAAYLAYLSEYEGRERTPQFVVQAYLGGPKNVNLQETGPLWLKFEQALGNYEDIKKDPGSCTIL; encoded by the exons ATGGGAATCAGCTTCAAATTTTGGGATGAGTGCGTTGATCCTCAGGACATGGAAGCAATGTGGCGAGAACCTGAAGTCACCACTGAATGGTTAGATGCTGGAGAGGTTAAAGGGCAGAAAATTCACCTTTCCCGTGATCCTGATGGACAACCTTATTTGACTCAAACGGAGATGAAG GCTGTAGCTGATATTATTGTCCGCAGATATTTTGATTCGCAGATTCTTCCT GATATGCTATGTGCTATTGCTGAACTAGCAAGTGATAGGCTGCTGCTCGCTACAAATTATGACAAGAAAACTAAGCAGACTACCATGGGAATCATGCAAATTTTGCCAAAAACAGCAGAGTGGCTAGTCAG AGATTTGGGGTACCGGATTTATGACGTAGAAGAGAATCCAGACATTCTATATAGGCCTTTTGTCAGTGTATATTTTGGGGCAGCTTACCTTAAATGGTTATCAAACTTTGAGCAAAA AGAAAGAAGTGAAGAGTTTGTTGTTAGGGCATATAAAGGTGGTATAAAGAAGGCAACTCATAAGTCGACTTTGCACTATTGGAAACGGTATCTTTCAGTTAAAGAAAGTCTCCCATTCAG AAGATTTGTTGATGATGGTCCTTCAGTAAACCCTTGTTGTCCTCCTTCTGCACCAGCCTTAGCTGCTTCACAAAACACAGCATCAAACTCAG ATGGCCAATATGTACATTGGGACTCTAAAACTTCCCCAGAAGACATGCTGGAGATGTGGAGTAATGCTGATGTTACTAAAGAGTGGACGAAATCTGGAGAGAGACGTGGAAAAGTGCGCTTTTCACATGATAAGGACAAGAGACCATATCTTTCCCGGATAGAAGTAAAG GCAGTTGCAGAAATAATTCTTTCAAAGTACTTCAGTACTAGGGCAGTTAAACCT TCAATCCTTTGTGCTCTTGCTGAGATGGTTAGTATGCGTTTTGTGAATGGGGTTGGACCCCGGACTGGACTAATGGGAATTGACTACTCTACAGCTTTCTGGCTTTACAT GGAGTTGGGTTATAGGGCTTACAGGGTTGACTCTGTTGATGATCTAACGAAGCCATTTGTGTCCATGTACTTTGGTGCGGCCTACCTAGCTTATTTATCAGAATATGAGGGGAG GGAAAGAACTCCACAGTTTGTTGTTCAGGCTTATCTTGGTGGGCCAAAGAATGTGAATCTTCAGGAGACTGGTCCTCTTTGGCTTAAATTCGAGCAAGCTTTGGGAAATTATGAAGATATAAAAAA GGATCCAGGAAGCTGCACCATCTTGTAA
- the LOC8259969 gene encoding glyceraldehyde-3-phosphate dehydrogenase GAPCP1, chloroplastic, whose amino-acid sequence MAFSCILRSTATSPLIEASRSDLSPSPSDPLQASSVNFNRDLKASKSFFGTSVPTASSSLEACSARSLQPIKATVTEMPPTILKSRSDGRTKIGINGFGRIGRLVLRIATLRDDVDVVAVNDPFIDTKYMAYMLKYDSTHGLFKGHIKVVDESTLEINGKQIKVSSKRDPAEIPWGDHGAEYVVEASGVFTTIDKASAHKKGGAKKVVISAPSADAPMFVVGVNEQTYKPNMDIVSNASCTTNCLAPLAKVVHEEFGIVEGLMTTVHATTATQKTVDGPSMKDWRGGRGAGQNIIPSSTGAAKAVGKVLPELNGKLTGMAFRVPTPNVSVVDLTCRLEKSASYEDVKAAIKYASEGPLKGILGYTDEDVVSNDFVGDSRSSIFDAKAGIGLSAAFMKLVSWYDNEWGYSNRVLDLIEHMALVAAQN is encoded by the exons ATGGCTTTCTCGTGTATTCTCAGATCTACAGCCACCTCTCCTTTGATAGAGGCTTCTCGCTCCGACCTCTCTCCTTCCCCCTCCGATCCTCTTCAG GCTTCAAGCGTTAACTTCAATCGTGACTTGAAAGCTTCAAAGAGCTTTTTTGGTACTTCAGTTCCAACTGCGTCATCTTCCTTAGA GGCATGCAGCGCAAGGAGTCTCCAGCCCATTAAAGCAACAGTTACTGAAATGCCCCCCACCATCCTCA AATCACGGAGTGACGGGAGGACAAAGATTGGAATCAATG GTTTTGGTCGCATTGGAAGGCTGGTTTTACGAATTGCAACTTTAAGGGATGATGTCGATGTGGTGGCAGTCAATGATCCTTTCATTGACACTAAGTACATG GCTTACATGTTAAAGTATGATTCCACTCACGGACTTTTCAAGGGACACATCAAGGTTGTAGATGAGTCCACTTTGGAAATAAATGGGAAGCAAATTAAAGTTTCAAGCAAAAG GGATCCAGCAGAGATTCCTTGGGGTGATCATGGGGCTGAGTACGTTGTTGAAGCTTCTGGGGTTTTCACCACAATTGATAAGGCTTCAGCTCACAAGAAG GGTGGTGCCAAGAAAGTGGTCATATCAGCTCCTTCAGCCGATGCACCTATGTTCGTGGTTGGGGTGAATGAGCAGACATACAAGCCAAACATGGATATCGTTTCAAATGCTAGTTGTACCACCAATTGTCTTGCTCCTCTTGCTAAG GTGGTGCACGAGGAATTTGGTATTGTTGAAGGTTTAATGACAACTGTTCATGCGACTACAG caacccaaaagacTGTAGATGGTCCATCAATGAAGGATTGGCGTGGGGGCCGTGGAGCTGGACAAAATATCATTCCTAGTTCCACTGGTGCTGCTAAG GCTGTTGGAAAAGTTCTTCCAGAACTGAATGGAAAACTTACTGGTATGGCCTTCCGTGTCCCAACACCTAATGTTTCTGTCGTGGACTTAACTTGTCGACTTGAGAAGAGTGCATCCTATGAAGATGTCAAAGCAGCGATCAA GTATGCATCAGAGGGGCCCCTGAAAGGCATTCTTGGTTATACTGATGAGGATGTTGTCTCCAATGACTTTGTTGGTGACTCAAG GTCAAGCATTTTCGATGCCAAGGCTGGAATAGGGTTGAGTGCTGCCTTCATGAAGCTTGTGTCTTGGTACGACAATGAGTGGGGATACAG CAATCGAGTGCTGGACCTGATAGAGCACATGGCATTGGTAGCAGCacaaaactaa
- the LOC8259970 gene encoding uncharacterized protein LOC8259970 isoform X3: MGISFKFWDECVDPQDMEAMWREPEVTTEWLDAGEVKGQKIHLSRDPDGQPYLTQTEMKDMLCAIAELASDRLLLATNYDKKTKQTTMGIMQILPKTAEWLVRDLGYRIYDVEENPDILYRPFVSVYFGAAYLKWLSNFEQKERSEEFVVRAYKGGIKKATHKSTLHYWKRYLSVKESLPFRRFVDDGPSVNPCCPPSAPALAASQNTASNSDGQYVHWDSKTSPEDMLEMWSNADVTKEWTKSGERRGKVRFSHDKDKRPYLSRIEVKAVAEIILSKYFSTRAVKPSILCALAEMVSMRFVNGVGPRTGLMGIDYSTAFWLYMELGYRAYRVDSVDDLTKPFVSMYFGAAYLAYLSEYEGRERTPQFVVQAYLGGPKNVNLQETGPLWLKFEQALGNYEDIKKDPGSCTIL, from the exons ATGGGAATCAGCTTCAAATTTTGGGATGAGTGCGTTGATCCTCAGGACATGGAAGCAATGTGGCGAGAACCTGAAGTCACCACTGAATGGTTAGATGCTGGAGAGGTTAAAGGGCAGAAAATTCACCTTTCCCGTGATCCTGATGGACAACCTTATTTGACTCAAACGGAGATGAAG GATATGCTATGTGCTATTGCTGAACTAGCAAGTGATAGGCTGCTGCTCGCTACAAATTATGACAAGAAAACTAAGCAGACTACCATGGGAATCATGCAAATTTTGCCAAAAACAGCAGAGTGGCTAGTCAG AGATTTGGGGTACCGGATTTATGACGTAGAAGAGAATCCAGACATTCTATATAGGCCTTTTGTCAGTGTATATTTTGGGGCAGCTTACCTTAAATGGTTATCAAACTTTGAGCAAAA AGAAAGAAGTGAAGAGTTTGTTGTTAGGGCATATAAAGGTGGTATAAAGAAGGCAACTCATAAGTCGACTTTGCACTATTGGAAACGGTATCTTTCAGTTAAAGAAAGTCTCCCATTCAG AAGATTTGTTGATGATGGTCCTTCAGTAAACCCTTGTTGTCCTCCTTCTGCACCAGCCTTAGCTGCTTCACAAAACACAGCATCAAACTCAG ATGGCCAATATGTACATTGGGACTCTAAAACTTCCCCAGAAGACATGCTGGAGATGTGGAGTAATGCTGATGTTACTAAAGAGTGGACGAAATCTGGAGAGAGACGTGGAAAAGTGCGCTTTTCACATGATAAGGACAAGAGACCATATCTTTCCCGGATAGAAGTAAAG GCAGTTGCAGAAATAATTCTTTCAAAGTACTTCAGTACTAGGGCAGTTAAACCT TCAATCCTTTGTGCTCTTGCTGAGATGGTTAGTATGCGTTTTGTGAATGGGGTTGGACCCCGGACTGGACTAATGGGAATTGACTACTCTACAGCTTTCTGGCTTTACAT GGAGTTGGGTTATAGGGCTTACAGGGTTGACTCTGTTGATGATCTAACGAAGCCATTTGTGTCCATGTACTTTGGTGCGGCCTACCTAGCTTATTTATCAGAATATGAGGGGAG GGAAAGAACTCCACAGTTTGTTGTTCAGGCTTATCTTGGTGGGCCAAAGAATGTGAATCTTCAGGAGACTGGTCCTCTTTGGCTTAAATTCGAGCAAGCTTTGGGAAATTATGAAGATATAAAAAA GGATCCAGGAAGCTGCACCATCTTGTAA
- the LOC8259968 gene encoding uncharacterized membrane protein At1g16860, giving the protein MGSRFPSHQLSNGLYVSGRPEQPKERPPTMSSVAMPYTGGDIKKSGELGKMFDIPVDGSKSRKSGPITGAPSRTGSFGGAASHSGPIMPNAAARAAYTTSGAASSGGVSGSASLKKSNSGPLNRHGDPVKKSSGPQSGGVTPSGRQNSGPLPPVLPATGLITSGPISSGPLNSSGAPRKVSGPLESMGSMKLPGSAVVHNQAVTILTQEDDFSFRKNFPKPILWSLILLFVMGFIAGGFILGAVHNAILLIVVVILFGAVAGLFIWNTFFGRKAIMGFIARYPDAELRNAKNGQFVKISGVVTCGNVPLESSFQKVPRCVYTSTSLYEYRGWDSKAANPTHRRFTWGLRSLERRAVDFYISDFQSGLRALVKTGYAARVTPYVDDSLVIDVNPSTEELSPEFIRWLGERNLSRDDRIMRMKEGYIKEGSTVSVMGVVQRNDNVLMIVPPPEPITTGCQWPKCIFPASLDGIVLRCEDTSKNDVIPV; this is encoded by the exons ATGGGTTCTCGGTTCCCATCTCATCAGCTCAGCAATGGCCTTTATGTCTCAGGCCGACCTGAGCAGCCAAAGGAAAGACCTCCAACAATGAGCTCGGTGGCCATGCCATACACTGGTGGTGACATCAAGAAGTCAGGAGAACTGGGTAAAATGTTTGATATCCCTGTGGATGGCTCAAAGTCCAGGAAATCCGGGCCTATAACTGGTGCTCCTTCAAGGACAGGATCATTTGGAGGTGCCGCTTCACATTCAGGACCAATCATGCCTAATGCAGCTGCTCGGGCTGCCTACACCACATCAGGTGCTGCATCTTCTGGAGGTGTCTCTGGTTCAGcttcattaaaaaaatctaattctgGACCCTTAAATAGACATGGAGATCCTGTAAAGAAGTCATCTGGACCTCAGTCTGGTGGCGTAACGCCCTCTGGCCGCCAGAACTCTGGTCCCCTTCCACCTGTTCTTCCTGCAACTGGCCTCATTACATCTGGACCTATCTCTTCAGGTCCACTAAATTCATCTGGCGCTCCCCGGAAGGTGTCTGGTCCTCTAGAATCTATGGGGTCGATGAAACTTCCAGGCTCTGCTGTTGTTCACAATCAAGCTGTGACAATCCTCACCCAAGAGGATGACTTTTCTTTCAGAAAAAACTTCCCAAAGCCAATATTGTGGTCACTTATTCTACTTTTCGTCATGGGGTTCATTGCTGGCGGTTTTATCCTTGGAGCAGTGCATAATGCCATTCTCCTCATCGTTGTTGTGATTCTTTTTGGTGCTGTTGCTGGATTATTCATATGGAATACGTTCTTTGGGAGAAAGGCTATCATGGGTTTTATTGCTCGTTATCCTGATGCTGAGCTACGAAATGCCAAAAATGGGCAATTTGTGAAGATATCTGGG GTGGTCACATGTGGTAATGTGCCTCTTGAGTCGTCCTTCCAAAAAGTTCCTAGATGTGTATATACGTCAACAAGCTTGTATGAGTATCGAGGATGGGATTCAAAGGCAGCCAACCCAACGCATCGCCGCTTTACTTGGGGACTTAGATCATTAGAA AGACGCGCTGTTGACTTCTACATCTCTGATTTCCAATCTGGCCTGAGAGCATTGGTTAAAACTGGTTATGCGGCAAGGGTGACTCCTTATGTTGATGACTCCCTTGTCATTGATGTTAACCCGAGCACTGAGGAGTTGTCTCCAGAGTTCATCAGGTGGTTGGGAGAGAGGAACCTTTCAAGGGATGACCGGATAATGCGAATGAAAGAAGG GTATATCAAAGAAGGAAGCACAGTAAGTGTAATGGGAGTTGTTCAAAGGAATGATAATGTCCTTATGATTGTTCCTCCACCTGAGCCGATTACAACAGGGTGCCAGTGGCCGAAATGTATTTTTCCGGCAAGCCTCGATGGTATTGTTTTGAGATGTGAAGATACCTCAAAGAATGATGTCATACCAGTGTAA
- the LOC8259970 gene encoding uncharacterized protein LOC8259970 isoform X2 — translation MGISFKFWDECVDPQDMEAMWREPEVTTEWLDAGEVKGQKIHLSRDPDGQPYLTQTEMKAVADIIVRRYFDSQILPDMLCAIAELASDRLLLATNYDKKTKQTTMGIMQILPKTAEWLVRDLGYRIYDVEENPDILYRPFVSVYFGAAYLKWLSNFEQKERSEEFVVRAYKGGIKKATHKSTLHYWKRYLSVKESLPFRFVDDGPSVNPCCPPSAPALAASQNTASNSDGQYVHWDSKTSPEDMLEMWSNADVTKEWTKSGERRGKVRFSHDKDKRPYLSRIEVKAVAEIILSKYFSTRAVKPSILCALAEMVSMRFVNGVGPRTGLMGIDYSTAFWLYMELGYRAYRVDSVDDLTKPFVSMYFGAAYLAYLSEYEGRERTPQFVVQAYLGGPKNVNLQETGPLWLKFEQALGNYEDIKKDPGSCTIL, via the exons ATGGGAATCAGCTTCAAATTTTGGGATGAGTGCGTTGATCCTCAGGACATGGAAGCAATGTGGCGAGAACCTGAAGTCACCACTGAATGGTTAGATGCTGGAGAGGTTAAAGGGCAGAAAATTCACCTTTCCCGTGATCCTGATGGACAACCTTATTTGACTCAAACGGAGATGAAG GCTGTAGCTGATATTATTGTCCGCAGATATTTTGATTCGCAGATTCTTCCT GATATGCTATGTGCTATTGCTGAACTAGCAAGTGATAGGCTGCTGCTCGCTACAAATTATGACAAGAAAACTAAGCAGACTACCATGGGAATCATGCAAATTTTGCCAAAAACAGCAGAGTGGCTAGTCAG AGATTTGGGGTACCGGATTTATGACGTAGAAGAGAATCCAGACATTCTATATAGGCCTTTTGTCAGTGTATATTTTGGGGCAGCTTACCTTAAATGGTTATCAAACTTTGAGCAAAA AGAAAGAAGTGAAGAGTTTGTTGTTAGGGCATATAAAGGTGGTATAAAGAAGGCAACTCATAAGTCGACTTTGCACTATTGGAAACGGTATCTTTCAGTTAAAGAAAGTCTCCCATTCAG ATTTGTTGATGATGGTCCTTCAGTAAACCCTTGTTGTCCTCCTTCTGCACCAGCCTTAGCTGCTTCACAAAACACAGCATCAAACTCAG ATGGCCAATATGTACATTGGGACTCTAAAACTTCCCCAGAAGACATGCTGGAGATGTGGAGTAATGCTGATGTTACTAAAGAGTGGACGAAATCTGGAGAGAGACGTGGAAAAGTGCGCTTTTCACATGATAAGGACAAGAGACCATATCTTTCCCGGATAGAAGTAAAG GCAGTTGCAGAAATAATTCTTTCAAAGTACTTCAGTACTAGGGCAGTTAAACCT TCAATCCTTTGTGCTCTTGCTGAGATGGTTAGTATGCGTTTTGTGAATGGGGTTGGACCCCGGACTGGACTAATGGGAATTGACTACTCTACAGCTTTCTGGCTTTACAT GGAGTTGGGTTATAGGGCTTACAGGGTTGACTCTGTTGATGATCTAACGAAGCCATTTGTGTCCATGTACTTTGGTGCGGCCTACCTAGCTTATTTATCAGAATATGAGGGGAG GGAAAGAACTCCACAGTTTGTTGTTCAGGCTTATCTTGGTGGGCCAAAGAATGTGAATCTTCAGGAGACTGGTCCTCTTTGGCTTAAATTCGAGCAAGCTTTGGGAAATTATGAAGATATAAAAAA GGATCCAGGAAGCTGCACCATCTTGTAA